TTTCTTAAAATATTAGTGCCGTTTTGTCCTAATATTTTTTGAATACGAGTAGTAATTTTAAGTATGAAATAAACGAAAAGTAGATTTAAAATAATTCCAATAAGTACATTTTCAAGAGCATATTCAGCTCTAATAGAAAGTATTGTGGTTAATGTTCCTGCACCTGCAATAAGAGGAAAAGCAATTGGTACAATTGAAGATGAATTTGATGTTTCAGGAGTTTGTTTAAAAATATCTATTCCAAGTACCATTTCTAAAGCCAGTATAAAGATTACGATGGCACCTGCTATGGCAAATGAGCCAAAATCAACACCAAATAATTTTAAAATAGATTCTCCTAAAAACAAAAATAATATCATAATAATTCCTGCAACAATAGTTGCACTTCTAGCTTTA
This portion of the Bacteroidota bacterium genome encodes:
- a CDS encoding MarC family protein codes for the protein MGNLHFSIKEIFSVTLVLFAVIDILGSIPIIIDVKEKAGKIKARSATIVAGIIMILFLFLGESILKLFGVDFGSFAIAGAIVIFILALEMVLGIDIFKQTPETSNSSSIVPIAFPLIAGAGTLTTILSIRAEYALENVLIGIILNLLFVYFILKITTRIQKILGQNGTNILRKVFGIILLAIAIKLFKTNIGI